A genome region from Thermococcus onnurineus NA1 includes the following:
- a CDS encoding NYN domain-containing protein, producing MLGNPELVYVDDIEGGPVIVVRKYEDYKSLLNKYKPDVMYASDRYFYFWDGNKFYALRRRGYKTFRDLELSVKLGFWDASENLKSIESIGEKVDIDYGKIIIRGYNKEGKQVTLKFNSEGELFYYAMDSGFEDFNEFVDALKLGFLDGESFRKALSGGFAGASEYFDAIEGGFTRFDEYDEARRLNIPSKWEYDLFKELSLIKEKYSLKTIEEAHLIKIICDMPVGERASLLSLWNRLHSERTKVLRRYNIWNRNTNWYGEPEILISPKSLEEYLVSSKIIRKFGKYDEKAKLFVRILPGGFLSEDEYKDATSRGYRNRREYLDAQKRGFIGSLNKLRSIEPFTIFETTYKVSGTPNLNLGEECKIKSGRIGEWKKLTLKDLGISTEAELYRYAVDNGFESFGEFFESLKLGTLKREEYLAAKKGKFKSILEFWISKGLGHSRRQELIREIYADYEELKKLKETYKLRTYGDALVFRLLRTLQQKKRKIDLDSLWRWLKECEYTYFSRESLWYHLGRKSRNYRTFTSKEELEKYLITLLKRHDELGTYDPESKLFVPKLPPVIVDGSNVAWEGRDKRGGERALAKNIELVVEKLKELGYSEIYVFVDASLKYQVEDRGLLEKLIVSKIVKLMPAEVQADEYIIKYALDIDAYIISNDRYKEWRKKNPDLEEFIKTHRVTFTIHKGIVHFDGKIEGL from the coding sequence ATGCTGGGGAATCCTGAGTTAGTTTATGTTGATGACATTGAGGGTGGTCCCGTCATCGTGGTCAGAAAGTATGAGGATTATAAGTCCCTCTTAAATAAATACAAACCGGACGTTATGTATGCATCTGACAGATATTTCTACTTCTGGGACGGCAACAAGTTTTATGCACTCAGAAGGAGAGGATACAAGACGTTTAGGGATTTGGAGCTGTCGGTGAAGCTCGGGTTTTGGGATGCATCGGAAAATCTAAAATCTATTGAGTCCATTGGGGAGAAAGTTGATATCGACTATGGGAAGATAATAATACGCGGATATAACAAAGAGGGGAAACAGGTGACTCTGAAGTTTAACTCCGAAGGTGAATTGTTCTATTATGCAATGGACAGCGGATTTGAAGATTTTAATGAATTCGTGGACGCCCTGAAGCTTGGTTTCCTTGATGGTGAATCATTCAGAAAAGCCTTATCGGGAGGATTCGCAGGCGCATCCGAATATTTTGATGCAATTGAGGGAGGGTTCACTAGATTTGATGAGTACGACGAAGCTAGGCGGCTTAATATTCCCTCCAAGTGGGAATACGACCTATTTAAGGAACTCAGCCTGATAAAGGAAAAGTACTCTTTGAAAACGATAGAAGAGGCTCATCTCATTAAAATTATATGCGACATGCCTGTTGGTGAGAGGGCTTCACTTCTGTCTCTTTGGAATCGTCTGCATTCTGAAAGGACAAAGGTATTGAGGAGATACAACATATGGAATCGGAATACGAACTGGTATGGAGAACCGGAAATCCTGATCAGCCCAAAATCACTTGAGGAGTATCTGGTCTCGTCGAAGATTATACGGAAGTTTGGAAAGTACGATGAGAAAGCCAAGTTGTTTGTGCGTATTCTGCCGGGAGGATTTTTAAGTGAAGACGAATACAAAGATGCAACTTCTAGAGGGTACAGGAATAGGCGTGAATACTTAGATGCCCAGAAAAGAGGTTTCATTGGTTCCCTTAATAAGTTACGGTCTATCGAGCCCTTCACCATATTTGAAACAACCTACAAAGTTTCAGGAACTCCCAATTTAAACCTTGGTGAAGAGTGCAAGATAAAATCGGGGAGAATTGGTGAGTGGAAGAAGCTGACGCTTAAGGATCTAGGGATCTCAACCGAGGCTGAGCTTTATAGATATGCCGTTGATAACGGCTTTGAGTCATTTGGAGAGTTTTTTGAGTCCCTTAAACTTGGAACCCTGAAACGGGAGGAGTACCTTGCTGCTAAGAAGGGCAAGTTCAAGAGCATACTGGAGTTCTGGATTTCCAAAGGATTGGGTCATTCCAGGAGACAGGAATTGATACGGGAGATTTATGCTGATTATGAGGAGCTTAAGAAACTCAAGGAAACCTACAAACTTAGGACCTACGGAGATGCCTTGGTCTTTAGGTTGCTCCGTACGCTCCAGCAGAAGAAACGGAAGATTGACTTGGACAGCCTGTGGAGATGGCTAAAGGAGTGCGAGTACACATATTTTAGCAGGGAATCACTGTGGTATCACCTTGGTAGAAAAAGCAGGAATTACAGAACCTTCACCAGTAAGGAAGAGCTGGAAAAATACCTCATCACTCTGTTAAAGAGGCACGATGAACTCGGAACCTACGATCCTGAGAGCAAGTTGTTCGTACCGAAACTGCCCCCTGTCATTGTTGATGGAAGCAACGTGGCATGGGAAGGCAGGGATAAAAGGGGCGGGGAAAGGGCATTAGCAAAGAACATTGAACTCGTCGTCGAGAAGCTGAAGGAACTTGGGTACTCAGAAATATACGTCTTTGTGGATGCCAGTCTAAAGTATCAAGTGGAGGACAGGGGATTACTGGAGAAGCTGATTGTATCCAAGATTGTGAAGTTAATGCCTGCCGAAGTGCAGGCAGATGAGTACATAATAAAATACGCCCTTGACATTGACGCGTATATAATCTCCAACGATAGATACAAAGAATGGAGAAAGAAGAACCCGGACCTCGAAGAGTTCATCAAAACACATAGAGTTACTTTCACGATACACAAGGGAATCGTGCACTTTGACGGAAAGATTGAGGGTTTATGA
- a CDS encoding aminopeptidase P family protein, whose amino-acid sequence MRLNKLTSLLKEKAFDGALISPGTNLYYLTSLHIHEAGERLTVLAVNSNGEYHLLAPSLYENVIRDFPATFWRDGENPYGKLAEILKELDLSSGRILVENTMRADWLIGILKLGSFEFHPLSILMRELRMRKDAEEIRLMEKAAKIVDEVFEEIIGMDLIGMREKDLALKIELLIRERSDGISFEPIVASGENGANPHHAPGERKLGEGDLVILDYGAKWEGYCSDITRTIALGKPDKKLLEIYEVVKNAQEGAFQTVREGLKAKEVDKAARNYIAEAGYGEYFTHRTGHGLGLDVHEEPYIGPDGEVILKNGMTFTIEPGIYVPGLGGVRIEDDVVVEGGKGRRLTKAPRELIIV is encoded by the coding sequence ATGCGCCTCAACAAGCTCACTTCTCTGCTCAAGGAAAAAGCCTTCGACGGAGCGCTGATAAGCCCGGGGACGAACCTCTACTACCTAACGAGCCTGCACATCCACGAAGCGGGAGAGAGACTAACGGTTCTAGCCGTCAATTCGAACGGTGAGTACCACCTTTTAGCGCCAAGCCTCTACGAGAACGTCATCAGGGATTTCCCTGCTACCTTCTGGCGTGATGGAGAGAATCCCTACGGGAAGCTCGCCGAAATCCTAAAGGAACTCGACCTATCATCTGGCAGGATCCTTGTGGAGAACACGATGAGGGCAGACTGGCTGATAGGTATTCTCAAGCTTGGAAGCTTCGAGTTCCATCCGTTAAGCATTCTGATGCGCGAGCTTAGAATGAGAAAAGACGCTGAGGAAATTAGGCTCATGGAGAAGGCGGCAAAGATCGTCGATGAGGTCTTCGAGGAGATAATCGGCATGGACTTAATCGGAATGCGCGAGAAAGACCTTGCCCTGAAAATTGAGCTCCTCATAAGGGAGCGCTCCGACGGGATATCCTTCGAGCCAATAGTTGCCAGCGGTGAGAATGGGGCAAATCCCCACCACGCGCCCGGCGAGAGGAAACTGGGGGAAGGAGACCTCGTTATCCTCGACTACGGCGCAAAGTGGGAAGGCTACTGCTCAGACATAACGAGGACCATTGCGTTAGGAAAGCCAGACAAGAAGCTTCTGGAGATTTATGAGGTCGTCAAAAACGCCCAGGAGGGCGCCTTCCAGACCGTCCGCGAGGGCCTAAAGGCGAAGGAGGTTGACAAAGCGGCAAGGAACTACATAGCGGAAGCGGGCTATGGCGAGTACTTCACTCACAGAACTGGCCATGGACTTGGCTTAGACGTCCACGAGGAGCCATACATCGGGCCGGACGGCGAGGTAATCCTCAAGAACGGCATGACCTTCACGATAGAGCCGGGCATCTACGTGCCGGGCCTGGGGGGAGTTAGAATAGAGGACGATGTGGTCGTTGAGGGCGGAAAGGGAAGAAGGTTGACGAAGGCACCGAGGGAGCTGATAATCGTGTGA
- a CDS encoding 50S ribosomal protein L15e has protein sequence MGMYKYIREAWKSPKKSYVGQLLKKRMIKWRREPVVVRVERPTRLDRARSLGYQAKQGYVIVRVRVRRGGRKRPRWKGGRKPSKMGMVKYSPKKSLQWIAEEKAARKFPNLEVLNSYWVGEDGMYKWFEVIMVDPHHPVIKSDPKIAWIAGKAHKGRVFRGLTSAGRKSRGLRNKGKGAEKVRPSVRANKGKTK, from the coding sequence ATGGGAATGTACAAGTACATTAGGGAAGCCTGGAAGAGCCCGAAGAAGAGCTACGTCGGGCAGCTTCTCAAAAAGAGGATGATAAAGTGGCGCCGCGAGCCGGTCGTCGTTCGCGTTGAGAGGCCGACCAGGCTCGACAGGGCCAGGAGCCTCGGCTATCAGGCCAAGCAGGGCTACGTCATTGTTCGCGTTCGCGTCAGGCGCGGCGGAAGGAAGAGGCCCAGGTGGAAGGGTGGTAGGAAGCCCTCCAAGATGGGTATGGTCAAGTACTCACCCAAGAAGAGCCTTCAGTGGATTGCCGAGGAGAAGGCCGCTCGCAAGTTCCCGAACCTTGAGGTCCTCAACAGCTACTGGGTCGGCGAGGACGGAATGTACAAGTGGTTTGAGGTCATCATGGTCGACCCGCACCACCCGGTTATAAAGAGCGATCCGAAGATCGCCTGGATCGCCGGCAAGGCCCACAAGGGCAGGGTCTTCCGTGGCCTCACCAGCGCCGGCAGGAAGAGCCGCGGCCTGAGGAACAAGGGCAAGGGCGCCGAGAAGGTCAGGCCCAGTGTGAGGGCCAACAAGGGCAAGACCAAGTGA
- a CDS encoding RNA-binding protein has protein sequence MAKIKAHHVRLTTFIHATEDEDKVLEAIGTFIPEEIDDDDVLFDIVETRGFFGNPIKVVNVEIKRSKAVRKFIDYFKELLSDRDKTYLLDHLDEKIDEEGTLYVRFNKQRAYLGDAEVDEGEDVIQVRIKVKAFPMRKDAVVKAVKEWLEE, from the coding sequence ATGGCAAAGATAAAGGCACATCACGTCAGGCTGACCACCTTCATCCACGCGACTGAGGATGAGGACAAGGTTCTTGAGGCTATAGGCACCTTCATCCCGGAGGAGATTGACGACGATGACGTTCTCTTTGACATAGTGGAAACGCGGGGCTTCTTCGGCAACCCTATTAAAGTCGTGAACGTCGAGATAAAGCGGAGCAAGGCGGTTAGAAAGTTCATTGACTACTTCAAGGAGCTCCTGAGCGATCGGGATAAAACCTACCTCCTTGACCACCTTGACGAGAAGATTGACGAGGAAGGGACGCTCTATGTCCGCTTTAACAAGCAGAGGGCCTACCTCGGCGACGCGGAGGTTGATGAGGGAGAAGACGTCATCCAGGTCAGGATAAAGGTCAAAGCATTCCCGATGAGAAAGGACGCGGTGGTGAAAGCCGTCAAGGAGTGGCTGGAGGAATGA
- a CDS encoding Ribonuclease P protein component 3 → MTPKPEEASFSREHWVEMDVRSEDAYKLASGWFDEVVFTKRLVLEKSLDFDALKAEIKELKERYGKVALLIVTKKPSLIREVKSRNLKVLLYVQGGDMRINRFALEAGVDALISPWLGRKDPGFDHVLARIAAKRDVAIGFSLSPLLSASPYERAHTLRFMMKVWQLVNKYDVPRFLTSSAENRWEVRGPRDLMSLGIALGMEIPQAKASLNFYPRMILGRKS, encoded by the coding sequence ATGACCCCCAAGCCTGAGGAAGCTTCCTTCTCCCGCGAGCACTGGGTTGAGATGGACGTAAGGAGTGAGGATGCCTACAAGCTGGCCAGTGGGTGGTTTGACGAGGTAGTTTTCACCAAAAGGCTCGTCCTGGAAAAGAGCCTCGACTTCGACGCTCTGAAGGCGGAAATCAAGGAGCTAAAAGAGAGGTACGGGAAGGTTGCCCTCCTCATCGTCACGAAAAAGCCGAGCCTAATAAGGGAAGTGAAGAGCCGCAACCTCAAGGTTCTCCTCTACGTCCAGGGCGGCGACATGAGGATCAACCGCTTCGCTCTAGAGGCCGGCGTTGATGCCCTTATAAGCCCGTGGCTCGGAAGGAAAGACCCCGGCTTCGACCACGTTCTAGCCAGGATAGCGGCCAAAAGGGATGTCGCCATAGGCTTTTCCCTATCACCCCTTCTCAGCGCTTCTCCCTACGAGAGGGCCCATACTCTGCGTTTCATGATGAAGGTCTGGCAGCTGGTGAACAAGTACGACGTCCCGCGCTTCCTCACAAGTTCAGCCGAGAATAGATGGGAAGTCCGCGGGCCGAGGGACTTAATGAGCCTCGGAATAGCGCTTGGCATGGAAATTCCCCAGGCCAAGGCAAGCTTGAACTTCTATCCAAGGATGATTTTGGGGAGGAAAAGCTAA
- a CDS encoding TrpB-like pyridoxal phosphate-dependent enzyme → MKAVLPDSKMPKRWYNILPDLPEPLAPPLDPETDEPMESEKLLRIFASELVKQEMSMERYIDIPKKVRELYAKIGRPTPLFRATNLEKALETPARIYFKYEGATVTGSHKINTALAQAYYAKKQGIERLVTETGAGQWGTALSLAGALMGINVRVYMARASFYQKPYRKTIMRLYGAEIYPSPSDRTEIGRKFLSEDPNHPGGLGIAISEAIEDVLRDEKARYALGSVLNHVLMHQTVIGLEAKEQMKEFEDPDVIIGCVGGGSNFAGLAYPFVKDRLDGKADYEFIAVEPRAAPSMTRGVYTYDYGDSGGLTPKMKMHTLGHTYYVPPIHAGGLRYHGLAPTLSILINHGIVRPVAYHQTEVFEAARLFAKTEGIVPAPESAHAVKAAIDRALKAKEEGKEEVILFNLSGHGLLDLKGYEDFLDGKLEDYEPEELPALRGEV, encoded by the coding sequence ATGAAAGCCGTTCTGCCAGATTCCAAAATGCCAAAGAGGTGGTACAACATCCTGCCAGACCTACCGGAGCCTTTGGCACCGCCCCTCGACCCGGAGACGGACGAGCCCATGGAGTCAGAGAAGCTGCTCCGCATCTTCGCATCTGAGTTGGTGAAGCAGGAAATGAGCATGGAGCGATACATCGATATTCCAAAGAAAGTTCGTGAGCTCTACGCTAAAATAGGCCGTCCAACGCCCCTCTTCAGGGCGACGAATCTCGAAAAGGCCCTCGAAACGCCGGCGAGGATATACTTCAAATACGAAGGGGCTACCGTAACGGGCAGCCACAAGATAAACACCGCATTGGCCCAGGCATACTACGCGAAGAAGCAGGGCATCGAGAGGCTCGTAACAGAGACAGGTGCAGGCCAGTGGGGAACTGCCCTGTCTCTGGCAGGGGCACTAATGGGGATAAACGTTCGTGTTTACATGGCTAGGGCCAGCTTTTACCAGAAGCCCTACAGGAAGACTATAATGCGTCTCTACGGTGCCGAAATCTATCCCAGTCCAAGCGACAGGACCGAGATAGGAAGGAAGTTCCTGAGCGAAGACCCAAACCACCCAGGTGGCTTGGGAATAGCGATAAGCGAAGCTATCGAGGACGTTCTAAGGGACGAAAAAGCGCGCTACGCCCTCGGAAGCGTGCTCAACCACGTTTTAATGCACCAGACGGTCATAGGCCTAGAAGCCAAAGAGCAGATGAAGGAGTTTGAGGATCCAGATGTCATAATTGGCTGCGTTGGGGGAGGAAGCAACTTCGCAGGCCTGGCATATCCCTTCGTCAAGGATAGACTAGACGGCAAAGCTGACTACGAGTTCATAGCGGTTGAGCCAAGGGCGGCACCGAGCATGACGCGCGGCGTTTACACCTACGACTACGGCGACTCTGGAGGGCTAACGCCGAAGATGAAGATGCACACCCTCGGCCACACCTACTACGTCCCGCCGATACACGCTGGCGGCCTGAGGTACCACGGCCTGGCTCCAACGCTCAGTATTCTGATAAACCACGGGATAGTTAGGCCAGTAGCCTACCATCAGACGGAGGTCTTCGAGGCGGCCCGGCTCTTTGCCAAGACGGAAGGCATAGTCCCAGCACCCGAGAGCGCCCACGCGGTCAAGGCTGCAATAGACAGGGCCCTCAAGGCGAAGGAAGAAGGTAAGGAAGAAGTCATCCTCTTCAACCTCAGCGGCCACGGCCTGCTCGACCTCAAGGGCTACGAGGATTTCCTCGACGGAAAGCTCGAGGACTACGAGCCAGAAGAGCTTCCAGCTTTGAGGGGGGAGGTTTAG